The proteins below are encoded in one region of Campylobacter rectus:
- the panC gene encoding pantoate--beta-alanine ligase, translating into MQILKTIKQLRDFVAANPENIGFVPTMGALHSGHASLIEKCVAQNKTAIVSTFVNPTQFLAGEDFESYPKNEQNDAKICEELGVHAMFAPEAGELYFDTEPLISAPENLASVLEGKTRPGHFDGVLRVLNKLFHLTNAKRVYMGKKDAQQLLIVRNFVKTCFLNLEIIPCEIVREKGGLALSSRNAYLDEGQKLEALKLSHSLKKASNLIAAGELNAQTIKGEMLQTLEPLRVDYVAITDRNLNEISLIEPNNTIILVAAYVGKTRLIDNLWV; encoded by the coding sequence ATGCAAATTTTAAAAACAATAAAACAGCTGCGAGATTTCGTCGCGGCAAATCCCGAAAATATCGGCTTCGTGCCCACTATGGGCGCGCTTCATAGCGGACATGCAAGCCTCATAGAAAAGTGCGTTGCGCAGAACAAAACCGCGATCGTTTCTACTTTCGTAAATCCGACGCAGTTTTTAGCGGGCGAGGACTTTGAGAGCTATCCGAAAAACGAGCAAAACGACGCTAAAATTTGCGAAGAGCTGGGCGTGCATGCGATGTTTGCGCCCGAGGCTGGGGAGCTGTATTTTGATACCGAGCCGTTAATCAGCGCGCCTGAAAATTTAGCAAGCGTGCTCGAGGGCAAGACTCGCCCCGGGCACTTTGACGGCGTGCTTCGCGTGCTAAACAAGCTCTTTCATCTCACAAACGCAAAGCGCGTCTATATGGGCAAAAAGGACGCGCAGCAGCTACTCATCGTGCGCAACTTCGTCAAGACCTGCTTTTTAAATTTAGAGATTATCCCTTGCGAGATCGTTCGTGAGAAGGGTGGTTTGGCGCTTAGCTCGCGAAACGCTTATCTGGACGAGGGGCAAAAGCTAGAGGCGCTTAAGCTTTCGCATTCGCTTAAAAAAGCCTCAAATTTGATCGCTGCTGGCGAGCTAAACGCGCAAACGATAAAAGGCGAGATGCTGCAAACCTTAGAGCCTTTACGCGTGGACTACGTCGCGATCACGGATAGAAATTTAAACGAAATCTCGCTAATAGAGCCGAACAACACGATAATCCTGGTCGCCGCGTATGTCGGCAAAACGCGTCTAATAGACAATCTGTGGGTATAG
- the prfB gene encoding peptide chain release factor 2, producing MDNYEYTELLKTLNTKIENIAGVVKPESIKTRLKEIEELENDQNFWQDIAKAGAIGKEKTKISNILNNFLNAKSAVDDAKDLYELANSENDEETINSLFAEAGELEDKIVNLEISMLLSGEDDGKNAIVTIHPGAGGTESNDWASMLYRMYLRFCEREGFKVETLDFQEGEEAGLKDVSFIVKGVNAYGYLKAENGIHRLVRTSPFDSAGRRHTSFTSVMVSPEIDDDIEIEIDEKDLKIDTYRAGGAGGQHVNKTESAVRITHAPTGIVVQCQNDRSQHKNKATAMKMLKSRLYELELMKQQEAAGSIEKSEIGWGHQIRSYVLFPYQQVKDNRSGEAYSQTDAILDGDIKKLIEGVLVSQKSIN from the coding sequence TTGGATAATTACGAATACACGGAACTTCTAAAAACCCTAAACACAAAAATAGAAAATATCGCGGGCGTCGTAAAGCCTGAGAGCATAAAAACTCGCCTAAAAGAGATCGAGGAGCTCGAAAACGATCAAAATTTCTGGCAAGACATTGCAAAAGCGGGCGCCATCGGCAAGGAAAAAACGAAAATTTCAAATATCTTAAATAACTTCCTAAACGCCAAAAGCGCCGTAGACGACGCAAAGGATCTATACGAGCTAGCCAACTCGGAAAATGACGAAGAGACGATAAATTCGCTCTTTGCCGAGGCTGGCGAGTTAGAGGATAAGATAGTAAATTTAGAGATTTCTATGCTGCTTAGCGGCGAGGACGACGGCAAAAACGCCATCGTCACCATCCATCCCGGTGCGGGCGGTACGGAGAGTAACGACTGGGCTAGCATGCTATACCGTATGTATCTGCGCTTTTGCGAGCGGGAAGGCTTTAAGGTCGAAACCCTGGACTTCCAAGAGGGCGAAGAAGCCGGGCTAAAAGACGTGAGCTTTATCGTTAAAGGCGTAAACGCCTACGGCTATCTAAAGGCCGAAAACGGTATCCACCGCCTCGTGCGAACCAGTCCGTTTGATAGCGCAGGTCGCCGCCACACGAGCTTTACCAGCGTGATGGTAAGCCCCGAGATCGACGACGATATCGAGATAGAAATCGACGAAAAAGACCTAAAAATCGACACCTACCGCGCGGGCGGAGCGGGCGGTCAGCACGTAAATAAAACCGAGTCCGCCGTGCGTATCACTCATGCGCCCACAGGCATCGTCGTGCAGTGTCAAAACGACCGCAGCCAGCACAAAAACAAGGCCACCGCGATGAAAATGCTAAAATCGCGCCTATATGAGCTAGAGCTGATGAAACAGCAAGAAGCCGCCGGTAGTATCGAAAAAAGCGAGATCGGCTGGGGCCATCAGATCCGCTCCTACGTGCTTTTCCCGTATCAGCAGGTCAAGGATAACCGCAGCGGCGAGGCGTATAGCCAAACCGACGCGATACTAGACGGCGATATAAAAAAGCTCATCGAGGGCGTTTTGGTAAGTCAAAAAAGCATAAACTAG
- a CDS encoding tetratricopeptide repeat protein yields MKNLLFALLGLLLIGCAASSGGASDNPDYDFNKRAIEVLKPKCESGNYSACNDLAISYQNLQDHKNALKYYERACKNNYQAGCTNFANMYQVGIGTEKDQNKALEIYKDSCANGGAYSCYYLGEFYRSDNDGKEPDYVNAMLAYDRGCKLGDVPSCTNTAVLYEHGLGVAQDESKARSIYRSACFSGDTSGCDNLKRMGRKR; encoded by the coding sequence ATGAAAAATTTACTTTTTGCTCTATTAGGGCTTTTACTCATAGGTTGTGCGGCCTCGAGCGGCGGCGCTAGCGATAATCCGGACTACGACTTTAACAAGCGCGCCATAGAGGTGCTAAAGCCGAAATGCGAAAGCGGCAACTACTCGGCATGCAACGATCTTGCCATCAGCTATCAAAATCTGCAAGATCACAAAAACGCTCTAAAATACTACGAAAGGGCATGCAAAAATAACTATCAAGCCGGTTGCACAAATTTCGCCAATATGTATCAAGTGGGCATCGGCACGGAAAAAGACCAAAACAAAGCCCTCGAGATATACAAGGACTCGTGCGCGAACGGCGGGGCGTATTCGTGCTATTATTTGGGCGAATTTTACCGCTCGGATAACGACGGCAAAGAGCCCGACTACGTAAATGCGATGCTGGCCTACGATAGAGGCTGCAAGCTGGGCGACGTGCCCTCTTGCACCAATACGGCCGTGCTTTACGAGCATGGCCTAGGCGTCGCGCAGGACGAGTCAAAGGCTAGAAGCATCTATCGCTCGGCATGCTTTAGCGGCGATACGTCAGGGTGCGACAACCTAAAAAGGATGGGTAGAAAACGATAA
- the exbB gene encoding TonB-system energizer ExbB: protein MEFLKHNVDYVIIGILGLMSFVVVWLTIERLIFYANVKFENYKNQDDFEESMTRNLTTLYIIYSNAPYVGLLGTVAGIMVTFYDMGMSGGIDTKSIMVGLSLALKATALGLIVAIPTLMIYNAFMRKVDVLVNRYKASCENA, encoded by the coding sequence ATGGAATTTCTCAAACACAACGTTGATTACGTTATCATCGGTATTTTGGGACTTATGAGTTTTGTCGTAGTGTGGCTCACGATAGAGCGATTAATCTTTTACGCAAACGTTAAATTTGAAAACTACAAAAACCAAGACGACTTTGAAGAAAGTATGACGAGAAATTTAACCACGCTTTATATTATTTACTCAAACGCCCCCTATGTCGGGCTTTTAGGCACGGTCGCAGGCATTATGGTTACCTTTTACGACATGGGTATGAGCGGAGGCATCGACACTAAAAGCATCATGGTCGGCCTATCTCTCGCGCTAAAAGCCACCGCGCTAGGTCTCATCGTCGCTATACCGACGCTGATGATCTACAACGCGTTTATGAGAAAAGTGGACGTACTCGTAAATCGCTACAAGGCTTCATGTGAGAATGCCTAA
- the exbD gene encoding TonB system transport protein ExbD, with protein MPKKEGLNVIPLIDIMLVLLAIVLSVSTFIAQGSIKIDLPNSESAEKKQDENDKIAVLINKDNDFFIGEEKVPEENLKEKLNEIKNETLIELKSDKESKFDSFIKVIDILKEKNHENFAITTTTE; from the coding sequence ATGCCTAAAAAAGAGGGATTAAACGTAATCCCTCTCATAGATATTATGCTCGTTTTGCTAGCCATCGTGCTTAGCGTTTCTACTTTTATCGCTCAGGGAAGCATCAAAATCGACCTACCAAACAGCGAAAGCGCAGAAAAAAAGCAAGACGAAAACGACAAAATCGCTGTTTTAATCAACAAAGATAATGATTTTTTTATAGGCGAAGAGAAAGTTCCCGAAGAAAATTTAAAAGAGAAGTTAAACGAGATCAAAAACGAAACATTAATAGAACTTAAAAGTGACAAAGAGAGCAAATTCGACTCGTTTATCAAGGTTATCGACATATTAAAAGAAAAAAATCATGAAAACTTCGCTATCACGACGACAACTGAATAG
- a CDS encoding energy transducer TonB, with the protein MKTSLSRRQLNRRASLTGLGVSILLHGAVAGIFAKFYEELKPISEEKSVKIALNTFTPPVAPLPPAPTPPAPPPPAPPAPPPPEPVVTPPPPEPEPPKPTPPPEPIEKPKPVEKPKPAEKPVEKPKPKTKPKPLKKPEPEPKQQVAQVAPPALPSPPTPTPPAAQPSSAPSSSISSNLPPSGVETVGEFNFATSAGDDRFYKIQKAIQKRHKYPKRAKKMRHQGVVEVSFLYKKDGTVRDVKVIKSSGYETLDETAVELINCAAPDFPILDRDYVIKIPVSYKLM; encoded by the coding sequence ATGAAAACTTCGCTATCACGACGACAACTGAATAGACGCGCTAGCCTAACGGGGCTTGGCGTTTCTATTTTGTTGCACGGAGCCGTCGCGGGCATATTCGCTAAATTTTACGAAGAACTAAAACCGATATCCGAAGAAAAAAGCGTCAAGATAGCGTTAAATACCTTTACGCCGCCAGTAGCTCCGCTCCCGCCGGCACCCACTCCGCCAGCTCCTCCGCCTCCGGCGCCTCCCGCTCCTCCTCCGCCTGAACCGGTCGTCACTCCGCCTCCGCCGGAGCCCGAACCGCCAAAACCTACCCCGCCGCCGGAACCTATAGAAAAACCAAAGCCCGTGGAGAAGCCAAAACCCGCGGAAAAACCCGTAGAAAAGCCTAAACCGAAAACTAAGCCAAAGCCGCTCAAAAAGCCCGAGCCCGAACCTAAACAGCAAGTCGCGCAAGTAGCGCCGCCCGCACTGCCGTCGCCGCCTACTCCTACGCCCCCTGCCGCACAACCAAGTAGCGCCCCAAGCTCGAGTATAAGCTCGAATTTGCCGCCTAGCGGAGTGGAAACGGTCGGAGAATTTAACTTCGCGACTTCGGCGGGCGACGATAGATTTTATAAAATCCAAAAGGCAATACAAAAGCGCCACAAATACCCCAAACGCGCGAAAAAAATGCGCCATCAAGGTGTCGTAGAGGTTAGCTTTTTATACAAAAAAGACGGCACCGTCCGCGACGTAAAAGTAATAAAAAGCTCAGGCTACGAGACGCTAGACGAGACCGCGGTCGAGCTCATAAACTGCGCTGCGCCGGACTTCCCGATACTTGATCGCGACTACGTCATCAAGATCCCGGTTAGTTACAAACTTATGTAA
- a CDS encoding NADH:flavin oxidoreductase/NADH oxidase translates to MQSLLFSPLKIGDLQIKNRIVMPPMCMYKAKEGNGLPRCFHRLHYAARALGGVGLIIVEATAVEPRGRITSRDLGLWNDEQLEAHARLVKECVKYGAAMAVQLAHAGRKSECEGLIAPSAVKFSESYKTPRQMSAEDIVSVKQNFVRAAIRAQCAGYAAIEIHAAHGYLISEFLSPGVNLRDDEYGGSSENRTRFLKEILSEIKTAVQIPVGVRISAQSWVKGDWSLDDSVQLAKKLEALGAAFIHVSTGGFFERTDSAPTVAPLYQASYAKAVKQAVGIPVIAVGLITKASEGEALLLGSVCDAVAYGRELLRNPNFAQAAMSELGCSELIENSYKRAFK, encoded by the coding sequence ATGCAAAGCCTACTTTTCTCGCCGTTAAAAATCGGCGATCTACAGATCAAAAACCGCATCGTGATGCCGCCGATGTGTATGTATAAGGCCAAAGAGGGTAACGGCTTGCCTAGGTGCTTTCACCGTTTGCACTACGCCGCTCGCGCGCTGGGAGGCGTCGGACTCATCATCGTCGAAGCTACGGCGGTCGAGCCTAGGGGCAGGATCACGAGCCGCGATCTGGGGCTGTGGAACGACGAGCAGCTAGAGGCGCACGCCAGGCTCGTCAAAGAGTGCGTCAAATATGGTGCCGCCATGGCCGTCCAGCTCGCGCATGCGGGCAGAAAAAGCGAGTGTGAGGGGCTGATAGCGCCAAGCGCGGTAAAATTTAGCGAGAGCTACAAAACGCCTAGGCAGATGAGCGCCGAGGATATCGTCTCAGTTAAACAAAACTTCGTCCGCGCCGCAATCAGAGCCCAGTGCGCGGGATACGCCGCGATCGAGATCCACGCTGCGCACGGCTATCTCATCAGCGAATTTCTCTCGCCTGGGGTCAACCTGCGAGACGACGAATACGGCGGGAGTTCCGAAAATCGCACGAGATTTTTAAAAGAAATCCTAAGCGAAATAAAAACCGCGGTGCAAATCCCGGTCGGCGTACGCATAAGCGCACAAAGCTGGGTGAAGGGCGACTGGAGCTTAGATGACAGCGTGCAGCTGGCAAAGAAGCTCGAGGCCTTGGGCGCGGCGTTTATCCACGTCTCGACGGGCGGATTTTTTGAGCGCACGGATAGCGCGCCGACGGTTGCGCCGCTTTATCAGGCGAGCTACGCCAAGGCGGTAAAACAGGCCGTGGGCATACCCGTGATCGCGGTCGGGCTCATCACAAAGGCGTCCGAGGGCGAGGCGCTGCTGCTAGGCAGCGTTTGCGATGCGGTAGCCTACGGTAGAGAGCTGCTGCGAAATCCAAATTTCGCGCAGGCCGCGATGAGCGAGCTGGGATGCTCCGAGCTGATAGAAAACTCGTATAAAAGGGCTTTTAAGTAA
- a CDS encoding DUF2625 family protein, translated as MTTRSSMGATRYGCGGILIDHGRLRILGSGCERLNRGIYDFNLGKSFAEARRMPSYLLVADDVLGGFFAINGSAFAGEAGNVFYYAPGSGEWEDCEMGY; from the coding sequence GTGACGACGCGTTCGTCGATGGGCGCAACCCGCTACGGCTGCGGCGGGATTTTGATAGATCACGGCCGGCTGCGGATCTTGGGCTCTGGCTGCGAGCGGCTAAATCGCGGGATTTATGATTTCAACCTCGGCAAGAGCTTTGCAGAGGCCCGGCGGATGCCTAGTTATTTGCTCGTAGCAGACGACGTTTTGGGCGGATTTTTCGCGATAAACGGCAGCGCATTCGCGGGCGAGGCGGGCAATGTATTTTACTATGCTCCGGGTAGCGGCGAATGGGAGGACTGCGAGATGGGGTATTAG
- the fabI gene encoding enoyl-ACP reductase FabI: MILKGKKGLIVGVANAKSIAYGIAEACHEQGAQMAFTYLNDALKKRVEPIAEEFGSKFVYELDVNNPAHLDSLADRIKADLGEIDFVVHAVAYAPKEALEGEFVNTTKEAFDIAMGTSVYSLLSLTRAVLPVLKEGGSVLTLTYLGGPKFVPHYNVMGVAKAALESSVRYLAHDLGARGIRVNAISAGPIKTLAASGIGDFRMILRYNEINAPLKRNVTTQDVGKSAMYLLSDLASGVTGEVHYVDCGYNIMGMGDVATDAEGKTILAWDAAKAE, from the coding sequence ATGATTTTAAAAGGCAAAAAAGGCCTCATCGTCGGCGTCGCTAACGCCAAATCCATCGCTTACGGCATCGCCGAAGCTTGCCACGAGCAGGGTGCGCAGATGGCGTTTACCTACCTAAACGACGCGCTAAAAAAACGCGTAGAGCCGATCGCGGAGGAGTTTGGGAGCAAATTCGTCTATGAGCTCGACGTAAACAATCCCGCTCACCTAGACAGTCTTGCGGATCGTATCAAAGCAGATCTGGGTGAGATAGATTTCGTCGTGCACGCAGTGGCCTATGCGCCAAAAGAAGCGCTAGAGGGCGAGTTCGTAAATACGACCAAAGAAGCCTTTGATATCGCGATGGGCACAAGCGTTTATTCGCTGTTAAGCCTCACGCGCGCGGTGCTACCTGTGCTAAAAGAGGGCGGCTCGGTGCTCACGCTAACCTACCTCGGAGGGCCGAAATTCGTGCCTCACTACAACGTTATGGGCGTCGCAAAAGCTGCGCTTGAAAGCTCCGTGCGCTATCTCGCTCACGATCTTGGCGCGCGCGGTATCCGCGTAAACGCCATCAGCGCGGGCCCGATCAAGACGCTTGCCGCAAGCGGAATCGGCGATTTTAGGATGATTTTACGCTACAACGAGATCAACGCGCCGCTCAAGCGCAACGTCACGACGCAAGACGTCGGCAAAAGCGCGATGTATCTGCTTAGCGACCTAGCTAGCGGCGTGACCGGCGAGGTGCACTACGTCGACTGCGGCTACAACATTATGGGTATGGGCGACGTGGCGACCGATGCCGAGGGTAAGACGATCCTCGCGTGGGATGCGGCCAAGGCCGAGTAA
- a CDS encoding triose-phosphate isomerase yields the protein MRFLANLKCNHTRASFAKYAQILDANLSTNDDVTVFPPFSALDLAAHKFKLGAQNFYPCESGAHTGEIGKAMLDEFGIKSVLIGHSERRELGESEELLRAKFDFAAEAGWQIVYCIGENLSVNEAGRTKEFLAGQLKNIDLGYERLLIAYEPVWAIGTGKSASAEQTRDILNFIREQTSAPLLYGGSVNAANIGWIAGIANCDGVLVGTASWDASKFLELMRVVSHRYTSLS from the coding sequence GTGAGGTTTTTAGCAAATTTAAAGTGCAATCACACGAGAGCGAGCTTTGCTAAATACGCTCAAATTTTAGACGCAAATTTGAGCACAAACGACGACGTTACAGTATTTCCGCCGTTTAGCGCGCTTGATCTTGCGGCTCATAAATTTAAACTCGGCGCGCAAAATTTCTACCCGTGCGAAAGCGGCGCTCACACCGGCGAGATCGGTAAGGCGATGCTGGACGAGTTTGGCATAAAAAGCGTGCTGATCGGGCATTCCGAACGGCGCGAGCTAGGCGAGAGCGAGGAGCTTTTGCGTGCTAAATTTGACTTCGCCGCAGAGGCGGGCTGGCAGATCGTCTACTGCATCGGCGAAAATTTGAGCGTAAATGAAGCGGGGCGCACGAAGGAGTTTTTAGCGGGACAGCTAAAAAATATCGATCTTGGCTACGAGCGGCTACTGATCGCCTACGAGCCCGTCTGGGCGATAGGCACGGGCAAGAGCGCTAGCGCGGAGCAGACCCGAGATATTTTAAATTTTATCCGCGAGCAGACGAGCGCGCCGCTGCTTTACGGAGGTAGCGTAAATGCCGCAAATATCGGCTGGATAGCTGGTATCGCGAACTGTGACGGGGTGCTAGTGGGGACGGCGAGCTGGGACGCCTCGAAGTTTTTGGAGCTTATGCGCGTCGTCTCGCATCGCTATACTTCGTTGTCTTAA
- a CDS encoding phosphoglycerate kinase produces the protein MSDILSINDLELGGAKVFVRCDFNVPMDEFLNITDDRRIRSAIPTIRYCLDNGCSVVLASHLGRPKNGFEEKFSLRGVAKRLSLLLGREVAFAEDVIGMDAKTKVAALKPGEILLLENLRFEKGETKNDETLAGELAKYGEFYVNDAFGVCHRAHASVEAITKFYDEKHKAAGFLLQKEINFAQNLIKHPARPFVAVVGGSKVSGKLQALHNLLPRVDKLIIGGGMAFTFLKSLGENIGNSLLEEELVEDARQILRKGRELGVKIYLPVDVVAAQTFSAESAVKYVPAQEIPSGWMGLDIGPASVRLFKEVIADAQTIWWNGPMGVFEMDKFSKGSIKMSHAIIDTHATTVVGGGDTADVVERAGDADEMTFISTGGGASLELIEGKELPGIKPLRKAAE, from the coding sequence ATGAGCGATATCCTATCCATAAACGATCTTGAGCTGGGCGGCGCGAAGGTATTTGTCAGGTGCGATTTTAACGTGCCGATGGACGAGTTTTTAAACATCACCGACGACCGCCGCATCCGCTCGGCGATCCCTACGATCCGCTACTGCCTGGATAACGGCTGCAGCGTAGTTTTGGCCAGTCACCTCGGGCGACCTAAAAACGGCTTTGAGGAGAAATTTTCGCTGCGAGGCGTAGCAAAGAGGCTTTCGCTTTTGCTGGGTCGCGAGGTTGCGTTCGCCGAGGACGTCATCGGTATGGACGCCAAAACAAAGGTCGCCGCACTGAAGCCCGGCGAAATTTTGCTCCTTGAAAATTTGCGCTTTGAAAAGGGCGAGACCAAAAACGACGAGACGCTAGCAGGCGAGCTAGCTAAATACGGCGAATTTTACGTAAATGACGCATTTGGCGTCTGCCACAGAGCGCACGCATCAGTCGAGGCGATCACTAAATTTTACGACGAAAAGCACAAGGCGGCGGGATTTTTGCTGCAAAAGGAGATAAATTTCGCTCAAAATCTCATCAAACACCCCGCACGCCCGTTTGTGGCAGTCGTTGGCGGCAGCAAGGTGAGCGGCAAGCTACAAGCCCTGCACAACCTGCTTCCACGCGTGGATAAGCTGATAATTGGCGGCGGCATGGCGTTTACGTTTCTAAAATCGCTCGGCGAAAATATCGGAAATTCGCTGCTCGAAGAGGAGCTCGTAGAGGACGCGCGCCAAATTTTGCGCAAGGGCAGGGAGCTTGGCGTTAAAATTTACCTGCCCGTAGATGTCGTCGCGGCTCAGACGTTTTCGGCCGAGAGCGCCGTAAAATACGTCCCAGCTCAAGAGATCCCAAGCGGCTGGATGGGGCTAGATATCGGGCCTGCGTCGGTTAGGCTCTTTAAAGAGGTCATCGCCGACGCGCAAACCATCTGGTGGAACGGGCCGATGGGCGTTTTTGAGATGGATAAATTTAGCAAAGGCAGTATCAAAATGAGCCACGCCATCATCGACACTCACGCAACTACGGTCGTGGGCGGTGGCGATACGGCCGACGTCGTCGAGCGCGCGGGAGACGCCGACGAGATGACATTTATCTCGACCGGCGGAGGTGCTAGCTTGGAGCTCATCGAGGGCAAAGAGCTGCCCGGCATAAAACCGCTCAGAAAGGCTGCGGAGTGA
- the gap gene encoding type I glyceraldehyde-3-phosphate dehydrogenase — MVKIAINGFGRIGRCAARIILERNFAGEEVELVAINDTATRDMTRYLLKYDSVHGEFKPGVRVIDDENIEVANGENIKNIRVFSTRDLNELNYADYGADVVLECTGKFLTTEKCEPYLARGIKKVVMSAPAKDDTPTFVIGVNDDAYAGQAIISNASCTTNGLAPVAKVLDEKFGIQKALMTTIHAYTHGQSLVDVKAKDFRRSRAAALNIAPTTTGAAKAIAKVLPQLSGKMHGQSVRVPVANVSIVDLTAILGKSASAEEINAAFREAADGSMKGILLVDDDSRVSSDFCTSSYSSIVASDTTQVICGDMAKIFAWYDNEWGYSHRLVDLAVRAVKG; from the coding sequence ATGGTAAAAATCGCAATCAACGGTTTTGGACGTATCGGCAGGTGCGCGGCGCGCATCATCCTGGAGCGAAATTTCGCCGGCGAGGAGGTCGAGCTGGTCGCCATTAACGACACGGCTACGCGGGATATGACTCGATATCTGCTCAAATACGATAGCGTGCACGGCGAGTTTAAGCCGGGCGTGCGCGTCATAGACGACGAGAATATCGAGGTGGCAAACGGCGAAAATATTAAAAATATCCGCGTATTTTCGACTCGCGACCTAAACGAGCTAAATTACGCAGATTACGGCGCGGACGTGGTTTTGGAGTGCACGGGTAAATTTTTAACTACCGAAAAATGCGAGCCCTATCTCGCACGCGGTATCAAAAAAGTCGTGATGAGCGCTCCGGCCAAGGACGACACGCCGACCTTCGTCATCGGCGTAAACGACGATGCCTACGCAGGTCAGGCGATCATCTCAAACGCCAGCTGCACTACAAACGGACTGGCTCCGGTAGCGAAGGTGCTCGATGAGAAATTCGGTATCCAAAAGGCGCTGATGACGACGATCCACGCCTACACGCACGGCCAGAGCTTAGTCGATGTCAAGGCAAAGGACTTCCGTCGCTCGCGCGCCGCGGCGCTAAATATCGCTCCGACCACGACGGGCGCAGCAAAGGCTATAGCCAAGGTGCTTCCGCAGTTAAGCGGCAAGATGCACGGCCAAAGCGTGCGCGTGCCGGTCGCTAACGTCTCGATAGTCGATCTAACGGCGATTTTGGGTAAAAGCGCAAGCGCAGAAGAGATAAACGCGGCGTTTAGAGAGGCTGCGGACGGCTCGATGAAAGGTATCTTGCTCGTGGATGACGACTCGCGCGTTAGCAGCGACTTTTGCACTAGCTCATACAGCAGCATTGTAGCTAGCGACACCACCCAGGTTATCTGCGGCGATATGGCTAAAATTTTTGCGTGGTACGACAACGAGTGGGGCTACTCGCACCGCCTCGTAGATCTCGCCGTGCGCGCGGTAAAAGGCTAA
- the nadD gene encoding nicotinate (nicotinamide) nucleotide adenylyltransferase — MKIALFGGSFDPPHLGHDAAIKAALERLDADKLIIMPTFISPFKSEFSAPPLLRLKWANEAWGALAKVCVSDYEIAQNRPVPTIQSVRHMRQIYGECEIYLIVGADHLASLDKWHEIDELFRLATFVVASRDDVAVPENFKILNINAPVSSSQIRQNLDKSLMIPCIADEAAKFYQGKTCKKESNESSKS; from the coding sequence ATGAAAATCGCGCTTTTCGGCGGCAGTTTCGACCCGCCTCACCTCGGGCACGATGCCGCCATTAAAGCCGCGCTAGAGCGGCTGGATGCGGATAAGCTCATCATCATGCCGACCTTTATTAGCCCTTTTAAGAGCGAGTTTTCCGCCCCGCCGCTACTTCGGCTAAAGTGGGCGAACGAGGCTTGGGGCGCGCTGGCAAAAGTCTGCGTGAGCGACTATGAGATCGCGCAAAATCGCCCCGTACCGACGATACAGAGCGTGCGACATATGCGGCAAATTTACGGCGAGTGCGAAATCTACCTCATCGTCGGCGCCGATCACCTAGCGAGCCTGGATAAATGGCACGAGATAGATGAGCTCTTTAGGCTCGCGACCTTCGTTGTAGCTAGCCGCGACGACGTGGCCGTGCCTGAAAATTTTAAAATTTTAAACATAAACGCGCCCGTTTCGTCCTCGCAAATCAGGCAAAATTTGGACAAAAGCCTGATGATACCGTGCATAGCGGACGAGGCGGCGAAATTTTACCAAGGAAAAACATGCAAGAAAGAATCGAACGAATCATCAAAATCCTAG
- the rsfS gene encoding ribosome silencing factor: MQERIERIIKILDAKKAEAIEAIDMSGREYIAKCVIIATTMGERHAYSLTDDLKEGLKDAGEQFLGIESSGDWVVIDLGDILIHLMSAQYRAKYNIEEFLSKLKEAKA, encoded by the coding sequence ATGCAAGAAAGAATCGAACGAATCATCAAAATCCTAGACGCCAAAAAGGCCGAAGCCATCGAAGCTATCGATATGAGCGGGCGCGAATACATCGCAAAATGCGTCATCATCGCCACCACGATGGGCGAACGCCACGCCTACTCGCTAACGGACGACCTAAAAGAGGGGCTAAAGGACGCTGGCGAGCAATTTCTGGGCATAGAAAGCTCCGGCGACTGGGTCGTGATCGATCTGGGCGACATCCTCATCCACCTTATGAGCGCGCAGTACCGCGCCAAATACAACATCGAAGAGTTTTTAAGCAAGCTAAAAGAGGCGAAAGCCTAA